The following are encoded together in the Thunnus thynnus chromosome 15, fThuThy2.1, whole genome shotgun sequence genome:
- the si:ch211-171h4.3 gene encoding serine/threonine-protein kinase SBK2 codes for MTAATKLLDEMCHLTAQSLITMDTSEHFKVLKLLGEGSYGKVMLAVHRKRGTPMALKFFPRKSTSLFSFLREYNLSLSFCTHPSLTRALGIAYFTSSHYIFAQQASLFGDLYDVIIPEVGMDEDCCQRVVSQLCGALSHLHSLGFVHRDLKPENVFLCDSSCRWVKLGDFGMVKARGTRVPEVWYSSAYCTPEAEVARGNEDSWEGINDSNDGVEKNEEKKRSRVWVSVEPSTDSWALGILTYVMLTGSHPWAETASDCHSYLKYQEWFERAKGPDDELDVWAEPQGESMDCAISVNGAELEEKDRPPIAPHFACFTSLARSLFLSLLDPRPQHRGRPDDVLGYLGGDWMMEKERVRLEEERKKSRGKGAIRNMKEMEGRGER; via the exons gctGCCACGAAGCTTCTGGATGAGATGTGTCATCTGACGGCTCAGTCTCTGATAACAATGGACACATCGGAGCACTTCAAGGTGCTAAAGCTGTTGGGTGAAGGCTCATATGGAAAAGTCATGCTGGCTGTGCACAGGAAGAGAG GTACTCCGATGGCTCTGAAGTTCTTCCCCCGTAAGTCcacctctctcttctctttcctgcGAGAGTataatctctctctgtcattctgTACCCATCCATCCCTGACCAGAGCCCTGGGAATCGCCTACTTCACATCTTCGCACTACATCTTCGCTCAACAAGCCAGTCTCTTCGGTGATCTCTACGACGTCATCATACCTGAG GTCGGTATGGACGAGGACTGTTGCCAGCGGGTCGTGTCCCAGCTGTGCGGCGCTCTGTCCCACCTGCACTCTCTTGGTTTTGTCCACAGAGACCTCAAACCAGAGAATGTCTTCCTGTGCGACTCCTCCTGCCGCTGGGTCAAACTGGGAGACTTCGGCATG GTGAAGGCCAGGGGCACCAGGGTCCCAGAGGTCTGGTACAGCTCCGCCTACTGCACCCCTGAAGCCGAGGTCGCTCGAGGAAATGAGGACAGCTGGGAGGGCATCAATGACAGCAATGATGGTGTTGAGAAGAACGAAGAGAAGAAGCGGTCGAGGGTTTGGGTGTCTGTGGAGCCCAGCACAGACAGCTGGGCCTTGGGGATCCTGACCTATGTCATGCTCACCGGCAGTCATCCCTGGGCAGAGACAGCCAGCGATTGCCATTCATACCTGAAATATCAGGAGTGGTTTGAAAGAGCGAAAGGCCCTGATGACGAACTGGACGTGTGGGCAGAGCCACAGGGAGAGAGCATGGACTGTGCGATCAGTGTGAATGGAGCAGAACTTGAAGAGAAAGACCGTCCTCCCATAGCACCCCATTTCGCCTGTTTCACCTCACTGGCCCGCTCCCTCTTTCTGTCGCTTCTCGACCCGAGGCCCCAGCATCGCGGACGGCCTGATGATGTGTTGGGTTACCTCGGAGGGGACTGGAtgatggagaaggagagggttcgactggaggaggagaggaagaagagcagaggGAAAGGAGCCATCAGGAATATGAAAGAgatggaggggagaggagagcgATAA